One Stigmatopora nigra isolate UIUO_SnigA chromosome 1, RoL_Snig_1.1, whole genome shotgun sequence DNA segment encodes these proteins:
- the mpp4b gene encoding MAGUK p55 subfamily member 4 — protein MRQAVEAQVLSPHCELGEQGLRQILTDVVEEVKRTLNHDIDGAQILHSLLNASWLQSLLKVYECLQQYLRESPAPVLDYASGLSFQLLVDIKTLASCSEEAKELDRILRQPHLKALFSAHDTVAQKSYEPVLPPLSGDIPDEEEATRIVCLVKNKQPLGATIKRNEITGEIFVARVIHGGLADRSGLLHAGDRIIEVNGFPVDGLEPEQVIQVVARAHGTITFKVVPITDRPIHNHTMLYMRAMVDYSPQQDPNIPCTDAGVTFKKGDILEIVDQTDALWWQAKKLPCDMACAGLIPSSDLLKQKQRDLMPYQQHTCIHLLSTVEEEEDLMAIDEKCVEADEEAFESDELRDEKDDFSTSVEEVYLAGFRRSMRLCRRRLHSTLTSCSTPCSNNCSSTVNWSYEEVVRYQRSSSDVHRLIALLGPSGVGVNELRRRLIKINPNTFQGAVPYTTRAPKGYEESGRDYHFTSREVFTNMLHKSRFLEYGEYKGNLYGTSKESVQEVLQSGKTCLIDIEPNSIQAVRTHDLRAYIIYVKPPPLEELKETRQDSCVTTDYYVNRPFKDEDFQEMEDAARKMESQYSQFFDYVIVNKDLQDSCVQLLNAIRKAQDEPQWIPTNWIRPQTDS, from the exons ATGAGGCAGGCAGTCGAGGCTCAGGTGTTAAGCCCTCACTGTGAGCTGGGGGAGCAGG GCCTTCGTCAAATCCTCACAGATGTGGTAGAGGAGGTGAAGCGAACACTCAATCATGACATTGATGGGGCGCAGATTCTACATAGTCTGCTCAACGCCTCCTGGCTGCAGTCACTGCTCAAG GTCTATGAGTGTCTTCAGCAGTATCTGCGAGAGTCTCCAGCACCAGTTCTGGACTACGCCTCTGGGCTATCATTTCAG CTTCTGGTAGACATTAAGACATTGGCAAGCTGCTCCGAGGAGGCCAAGGAGCTTGACCGAATCTTGAGACAGCCTCACCTTA AGGCACTGTTTTCTGCGCATGATACAGTGGCACAGAAAAGCTACGAGCCTGTTTTGCCACCATTGTCAGGTGACATCCCAGATGAAGAGGAGGCTACCAGGATTGTGTGCCTAGTCAAGAACAAACAGCCACTG ggaGCTACAATAAAGAGAAATGAAATCACTGGGGAGATCTTTGTGGCCCGGGTGATTCACGGAGGACTGGCCGATCGCAGTG GTTTGCTCCATGCGGGTGACCGGATCATTGAAGTCAATGGGTTTCCCGTGGACGGCTTGGAGCCAGAGCAAGTTATTCAAGTTGTG GCAAGAGCGCACGGAACCATTACATTCAAAGTGGTTCCCATCACCGACAGGCCAATTCACAACCACACAATG CTTTATATGCGAGCCATGGTGGACTACAGCCCTCAGCAAGATCCCAACATCCCCTGCACAGACGCTGGCGTGACTTTCAAGAAAGGCGACATTTTGGAGATTGTAGATCAGACAGACGCTCTTTGGTGGCAGGCCAAGAAACTACCCTGTGACATGGCCTGTGCAGGGCTAATACCCTCCAGCGACCTGCTTAAACA GAAACAGAGGGATTTAATGCCTTATCAGCAACACACCTGCATACACCTAT TGAGCACGGTGGAGGAAG aggAGGACTTAATGGCCATTGATGAGAAATGTGTTGAAGCAG ATGAGGAGGCTTTTGAATCTG ACGAACTCAGAGATG AAAAGGATGATTTTAGCACCAGCGTCGAGGAAGTATACCTTG CTGGTTTCAGACGCAGCATGCGTCTCTGCCGCAGACGCTTACATAGCACCCTGACGTCTTGTTCCACACCCTGTTCCAATAACTGTAGTAGTACCGTCAACTGGTCCTATGAAGAAGTGGTACGCTACCAGCGCAGTTCCAGTGATGTGCACCGCCTCATTGCCTTGTTAG GTCCATCAGGTGTGGGTGTAAATGAACTTCGCAGGCGCTTGATTAAAATTAATCCCAACACATTCCAAGGAGCAGTACCTT ACACTACAAGAGCACCCAAGGGATACGAGGAATCTGGAAGAGACTATCACTTCACCAGCCGGGAAGTCTTTACCAACATGCTGCACAAAAGCAG GTTCTTGGAGTATGGTGAATATAAAGGGAATTTGTACGGCACCAGCAAAGAGTCTGTCCAGGAAGTTTTACAGAGTGGGAAGACCTGCCTCATTGACATTGAACCAAAT TCCATTCAGGCTGTAAGAACACACGACCTGCGTGCTTATATCATCTACGTGAAACCACCGCCGCTGGAAGAACTCAAAGAGACAAGACAGGACTCGTGCGTAACCACTGACTACTATGTCAACCGCCCCTTTAAG GATGAAGATTTCCAGGAGATGGAAGATGCCGCCCGAAAGATGGAGTCCCAATACTCGCAGTTCTTTGATTATGTGATTGTTAACAAAGACTTGCAGGACTCCTGCGTCCAGTTGCTGAATGCAATTAGGAAGGCACAGGATGAACCACAGTGGATTCCCACAAACTGGATACGACCCCAAACAGACTCATAG
- the LOC144199286 gene encoding transmembrane protein 237B-like isoform X1 yields the protein MDNGLSKPPRPRKLPALPQRVQRELSTAQSEDAAEMPKIKKKRVKKQTTETDDTDDQGMQMEGRGSGQTLQPKDQLSFDATTDAPLQRKKKKKKTATLASDLEDDQTDLVNGDTVDQTTDEETVKKNKKKKKSKVGESSLPDELDIEEDDIITDLSSYKPQHSLFCAPQGQSQPVGKIFVERNKRFQAAEWSDRRKTSDQMEIPNDFRPMQPRWTTRDVSLRVHEGFRIFALHCQGFLAGFAVWNIVVVFMLAGQHLTAMSNLLEQYQCLAYPSQSLLYMLLAISTVAAFDRVNLAKSPMALQELITLDPVALASLLYFSALLLSLSQQMTSDRINLYPDTNATLWLPGSQHQILHSWVTVNLVVALLVGLAWIFIAIRPQRDYTESYLIAMQVEPPKTDDDLQISA from the exons ATGGACAACGGACTCTCAAAG CCACCACGACCCAGGAAGCTCCCGGCTTTGCCACAG AGAGTTCAACGAGAACTTTCCACAGCTCAAAG TGAAGATGCAGCTG AAATGCCAAAGATCAAAAAGAAGCGAGTGAAAAAGCAGACAACTGAAACTGATGACACTGACG ATCAAGGAATGCAGATGGAAGGCCGGGGCAGCGGGCAAACATTGCAGCCCAAGGACCAGCTTTCGTTTGATGCAACCACAGATGCACCTCTgcaaaggaagaaaaagaagaaaaagacagcAACTCTAG cTTCCGATCTGGAAGATGACCAAACTGATCTGGTAAACGGGGACACAGTGGATCAGACCACTGATGAGGAAACagtcaaaaagaacaaaaagaaaaa GAAGTCAAAAGTTGGGGAATCTTCACTTCCAGATGAATTGGATATAGAAGAAGATGACATTATTACAGATTTGTCATCTTATAAACCACAACATTCCCTGTTCTGTGCGCCACAAGGACAAAGTCAGCCAGTTGGAAAGATCTTTGTGGAGCGGAACA AGCGCTTCCAGGCAGCAGAGTGGTCAGACAGGagaaagaccagtgaccaaatgGAAATCCCCAATGATTTCCGTCCCATGCAGCCACGCTGGACCACCAGAGATGTTTCCCTCAGGGTGCATGAAGGCTTCAG GATTTTTGCTCTGCACTGTCAAGGCTTCTTGGCTGGATTTGCAGTGTGGAACATTGTGGTAGTGTTTATGCTAGCTGGGCAGCACCTTACAGCTATGTCTAACCTGCTGGAACAATACCAATGCCTGGCTTACCCATCACAGTCTCTGCTTTACATGCTGTTGGCCATCAGCACTGTGGCTGCTTTTGACAG GGTAAACCTGGCCAAGAGTCCCATGGCACTACAGGAGCTGATCACGCTGGATCCAGTGGCTCTTGCTTCCCTTT TGTATTTCTCAGCGTTGCTCTTGTCCCTTAGCCAGCAGATGACAAGTGATCGCATTAATCTCTACCCAGACACCAATGCAACATTATG GCTACCGGGGTCGCAACATCAAATTCTCCATTCATGGGTGACAGTCAATCTTGTGGTAGCATTGTTGGTTGGCCTGGCCTGGATCTTCATCGCCATCCGACCTCAGAGAGACTATACCGAAA GTTACCTGATTGCCATGCAAGTCGAGccacccaagacagatgacgaTTTGCAAATAAGTGCCTGA
- the LOC144199286 gene encoding transmembrane protein 237B-like isoform X2 produces the protein MARKTPRVQRELSTAQSEDAAEMPKIKKKRVKKQTTETDDTDDQGMQMEGRGSGQTLQPKDQLSFDATTDAPLQRKKKKKKTATLASDLEDDQTDLVNGDTVDQTTDEETVKKNKKKKKSKVGESSLPDELDIEEDDIITDLSSYKPQHSLFCAPQGQSQPVGKIFVERNKRFQAAEWSDRRKTSDQMEIPNDFRPMQPRWTTRDVSLRVHEGFRIFALHCQGFLAGFAVWNIVVVFMLAGQHLTAMSNLLEQYQCLAYPSQSLLYMLLAISTVAAFDRVNLAKSPMALQELITLDPVALASLLYFSALLLSLSQQMTSDRINLYPDTNATLWLPGSQHQILHSWVTVNLVVALLVGLAWIFIAIRPQRDYTESYLIAMQVEPPKTDDDLQISA, from the exons ATGGCCAGAAAGACTCCG AGAGTTCAACGAGAACTTTCCACAGCTCAAAG TGAAGATGCAGCTG AAATGCCAAAGATCAAAAAGAAGCGAGTGAAAAAGCAGACAACTGAAACTGATGACACTGACG ATCAAGGAATGCAGATGGAAGGCCGGGGCAGCGGGCAAACATTGCAGCCCAAGGACCAGCTTTCGTTTGATGCAACCACAGATGCACCTCTgcaaaggaagaaaaagaagaaaaagacagcAACTCTAG cTTCCGATCTGGAAGATGACCAAACTGATCTGGTAAACGGGGACACAGTGGATCAGACCACTGATGAGGAAACagtcaaaaagaacaaaaagaaaaa GAAGTCAAAAGTTGGGGAATCTTCACTTCCAGATGAATTGGATATAGAAGAAGATGACATTATTACAGATTTGTCATCTTATAAACCACAACATTCCCTGTTCTGTGCGCCACAAGGACAAAGTCAGCCAGTTGGAAAGATCTTTGTGGAGCGGAACA AGCGCTTCCAGGCAGCAGAGTGGTCAGACAGGagaaagaccagtgaccaaatgGAAATCCCCAATGATTTCCGTCCCATGCAGCCACGCTGGACCACCAGAGATGTTTCCCTCAGGGTGCATGAAGGCTTCAG GATTTTTGCTCTGCACTGTCAAGGCTTCTTGGCTGGATTTGCAGTGTGGAACATTGTGGTAGTGTTTATGCTAGCTGGGCAGCACCTTACAGCTATGTCTAACCTGCTGGAACAATACCAATGCCTGGCTTACCCATCACAGTCTCTGCTTTACATGCTGTTGGCCATCAGCACTGTGGCTGCTTTTGACAG GGTAAACCTGGCCAAGAGTCCCATGGCACTACAGGAGCTGATCACGCTGGATCCAGTGGCTCTTGCTTCCCTTT TGTATTTCTCAGCGTTGCTCTTGTCCCTTAGCCAGCAGATGACAAGTGATCGCATTAATCTCTACCCAGACACCAATGCAACATTATG GCTACCGGGGTCGCAACATCAAATTCTCCATTCATGGGTGACAGTCAATCTTGTGGTAGCATTGTTGGTTGGCCTGGCCTGGATCTTCATCGCCATCCGACCTCAGAGAGACTATACCGAAA GTTACCTGATTGCCATGCAAGTCGAGccacccaagacagatgacgaTTTGCAAATAAGTGCCTGA